Below is a genomic region from Veillonellales bacterium.
ACCAGGATTTTTTCATAATCGTCCTCCCGGCATCAATTACGGCAATTCCCAATTGGCAGGCACTGTTTCTGTGTCCATTGGCCGTTTCAAAATCAATTGCAGTAAAGTTTTGCTGCTGCAATTCATGCTTGATAGCGACAGGAATACTCTTATTGAGCATAAGCATCCTTTCCTTTCTTCTCTCTACATTATTTTTTATTTTACACTATTCCCCCTGTCCGGGTCTATCTTTGCCTTTTTCATTCTTGAATTCCGTAAAAATGTCCCTGCCCTAAGCAGCAAAAAGACGGTTTGCAATGACAAAACCGTCTTTTTGCTGCTTAAGGATATTCCTTAAAAATTACTAGGTAGTACCTTTCCCGGAACCCGGTTTATTCTTCGTTCCCCACTGGGACATGAGCTGCAAGATAGGAATTAGCGTTTCTCCTTTTTCGGCTAATGAGTATTCGACTTTGGGTGGAATTTGATGATATGCTTCACGCTGAATTAATTCTTCGAATTCCAATTCTTTAAGCTGCTGGCTTAGCATTTTATGCGTAATAGCGGGTATACTCTTTTTAATCTCGCCATAACGCTGCACCCCGTTTTGAAATAGTTTAAATAATATAAGCCAGTTCCATTTGCCGCCAACCACAGACAGTGTATAGGCAATTGAGCAGTTGCATTCGTCCGGTGACCATTTTCTCATTTATACTCTCCTTTTGTATAGTATCTATCATAAAAGTGCATACTTTCTTTTTCGAGAAAATCATATACAATTAAAGGAGAAAAAGCAAGTAAGGGAGGATGCAAAATGGAAAATAAAATTGTCTATTTTGAAAGTCTTACGCCGGAGAATACTTTGGCTACCTTTAAATTGGCGAAAGAACGAGTGAAGGCGTTGGGAATCAAAAAAGTGGTGTTAGCCTC
It encodes:
- a CDS encoding helix-turn-helix domain-containing protein encodes the protein MRKWSPDECNCSIAYTLSVVGGKWNWLILFKLFQNGVQRYGEIKKSIPAITHKMLSQQLKELEFEELIQREAYHQIPPKVEYSLAEKGETLIPILQLMSQWGTKNKPGSGKGTT